A single Drechmeria coniospora strain ARSEF 6962 chromosome 03, whole genome shotgun sequence DNA region contains:
- a CDS encoding dehydrodolichyl diphosphate synthase: protein MSDSVSFLRRLILESPPGEWALRQLRSLLIGALRQGPIPQHVAFEMDGNRRYARTHRMETVEGHHRGFEALARIMEICYRCGVKVVTVYAFSVENFNRPKHEVEGLMQLAKVKLEQLTTCGDILDRYGACVRVLGQREMIREDVLQVVDKAVARTRHNNKAVLNICFPYTSRAEMTTAIRSTVEEFLAPPPPKSTPFSPSRIRQKILSTQLDTIADESPYETAGSDGDEAEKNADGDGGDSTSTTLSPDSPKPHLWSRHGPYGASHLPNPETITVETLEKHMYTALDPPLELFVRTSGVERLSDFMLWQCHQDTHIFFLECYWPDFDLQHFIWVMLEWQWRQKQRERDDNPDRAWNAKTRRLAE from the exons ATGTCTGATTCCGTCTCTTTCCTGCGTCGGCTGATCCTGGAGTCTCCGCCGGGAGAATGGGCTCTTCGCCAGCTGCGCAGTTTGCTCATCGGCGCCCTCAGGCAGGGCCCGATCCCTCAGCACGTCGCCTTTGAGATGGACGGCAACCGAAGATACGCCCGCACGCATCGGATGGAGACTGTCGAGGGCCACCACCGAGGCTTTGAGGCTCTTGCTCGG ATCATGGAGATTTGCTACCGTTGCGGCGTCAAGGTCGTCACCGTCTACGCCTTCAGCGTGGAAAACTTCAACCGACCGAAGCACGAGGTGGAAGGGCTTATGCAGCTGGCCAAGGTGAAGCTCGAGCAGCTGACGACGTGCGGCGACATCCTCGACCGCTACGGCGCCTGCGTGCGGGTCCTCGGGCAGCGGGAGATGATCCGCGAGGACGTTCTCCAAgtcgtcgacaaggccgtTGCCAGGACGCGACACAACAACAA GGCCGTGCTCAACATTTGCTTTCCCTACACGTCGAGGGCcgagatgacgacggccataCGGTCGACGGTGGAAGAGTTCCTCGCCCCGCCGCCACCCAAGAGCACACCCTTCTCGCCCTCGCGCATCCGGCAGAAGATTCTGTCGACGCAGCTCGACACCATCGCGGACGAGTCGCCCTACGAGACGGCGGggtccgacggcgacgaggccgagaagaacgccgacggcgacggcggagactcgacgtcgacgacgctgtCGCCCGACTCCCCGAAGCCGCACCTGTGGTCGAGGCACGGGCCGTACGGCGCCTCGCACCTGCCGAACCCCGAGACCATCACGgtcgagacgctcgagaagcacatgtacacggcGCTCGACCCCCCCCTGGAACTTTTCGTCAGAACTAGCGGTGTCGAGCGACTAAGCGACTTTATGCTCTGGCAGTGCCACCAGGACACGCACATTTTCTTTCTCGAGTGCTACTGGCCCGACTTTGACCTGCAACATTTCATATGGGTCATGCTGGAGTGGCAGTGGAGGCAGAAGCAGAGGGAGAGGGACGACAACCCGGACAGGGCCTGGAATGCAAAGACACGACGGCTGGCGGAATGA